The sequence ggaacggtacgtcctagagagctgagacccccacaagatttctttccaggtagtaagggatgtgtataccaagtttcgttgaaatcgatggttgcgtttttgagtgattgcagatcatacatacatatatacatacattacatacacacacatacatacacatactcacatacatatatacgttgttctttatatatatatatatagatagatagatagatatgagatatatagataatagatagatagatagatagatagatagatagatagatagatagatagatagataataagatagatatgagatagatagccaGACATTGGTATGTGCCAGTCAGCGCGGTGTACTTGGCACGGTAACCTTGGAGCACAATAGCTCCTGTGAGCTTCTCCTCTCCTAATCCACATTACAATGCATGTCTTCccagcagcaggagcagcaggtACTGGCGCTTTGTTAATCTTGAGAGGGTCTGTATAATAGAAGACATATGTACCCCCAGCCTTGGTGCTCCAGTCTCGCCAGCCTAGCAGACAGCACTGCATTGTTGGAGCGGGCAGGATTTATGGGCTCACTGATCAGTGATTCACAGCTCTCAGACACTGATTTCATGTGTCACACGTAAAGCAATGACAACAGATCCATTCGGTCCACCCTGAAGGACGCCCTTGGAGTTAGAAGAGAATAATTGGGAGCCATAAATGACACACTCAGGATGGAGCTGGGGACACACACAAGATGTTCCATGAATGCCCTTGGATGCAGATGAGGAATACATGGGCAGGAGGCTGTATTAAGCACACGCTGCCTAATGAAATCATTATTTCCAGCAGTtacattaagtaaaaaaaaaaaaaaaacatccactggAGATTCTCTTTCCAGGCAGGCGATTAATTCACCAGCATGTTAGATACATGGCTGGTGCGTCTAGCCCACTAGTAACCCTTTGTTTACTGCATCCGTAAAAGGACACTAAACCTAAAGTCTGCCTCTTGCCATAGTGTAGCTTACTAGGAGATCAGCTAATATCATCCACACATATGTATAGaacgagttcagctctggagggaTACCCGGTTAACCAGGGCTGATGTGAGCAGACATATTAGTGGACTTCCTGACAATACTCCCATTGAACCTAAATGAATGTTATACACAATAGGCTGCACAGAAAATGaagattttaggtttactgtccctttaagagcTGAAGGCTCCCTAGCTGATAGGAGTTCAAGTCTGCTAGAAGCTACAGTGGATTACTGAACCTGGAGCCTAGGGAAAACAGAGTATATTTCCAGTTTAACCTGTGATTTACCTCATTGACTGCATTGTTTACAGCTGGGGGGTTGTGTCCACCTTTTCCTGGGACTGGTTTTTCTGGGATTTTCTCATTGTTTTGGGTGGTTGTTGAATGATAGGGTTTTAGGAACATGAAGTCACTCTTGGCTGACTCTGGGGTCAGGCACACTTTATAACAGTAGTTTTGGGAACCACTCCCTGAAGACTCCATACAGTTGGTTTGCACTTTATTCCCAGATGAGATTTGCAGATTGATATTGGAATTCTTGAATACATCTTCTGAGGATGCAGATCTCATGCAGCAGCAACAGGTAGGCATGGAGGAGCACTTGTAATCCTGCAGGGACAGTCTGTCTTTGTGACATTTAATGATGGTGAGGACAATGATAGCCACTAGGAATGTAAAGGACACAGAGCCAAGGGACACTATTAAATAAAGAGTTAGAGAGGAAGTGGTGGAGGGATCTGAATTTAGGGGGGGGTCATTCAGTTCTGATGGGGTCTCAGGGATGCTGTCCACCACAGTCAACACTATGGAGACAGAGGTGGACAGCGCAGGTTGACCATTGTCTCTGACTTGGATCAAGAGCCTGTGCCTTGTAGCATCCTTGTCCCCCAAGGCTCGTATAGTCCTCAGCTCCCCAGTATATAAGGCAATGCTGAATAAGGTGGCATCAGTAGCTTGGAGAATCTGGTAGGAAAGGCGAGAGTTCTGGCCAGAGTCAGCATCCATGGCTGAGACTTTGCCCACCAGGTAGCCGGGGTCCGCATACCTTGGCAGAATCTCGGTGGCCACAGTGCCATTCTTAGGTAAAGGGGACACGATCACAGGGACATTGTCATTCTGGTCCAGAATGAAGACGTTGACGGTGACATTGCTGCTTAGTGGAGGGAAGCCAGCATCTTGAGCTTGGACCCTGATCTGGAAGTTCCGGATCTGCTCATAGTCAAAGGAGCGCAGGGCATAGATATTCCCACTGTCCGAGTTGATGGACACATAGGTGGACACCGGCATGCCCTGGATCTGCCCCTCCATGATGGAGTAGGAGAGGTAGGCATTCTGGTTGGAGTCCGGGTCCAGGGCAGTCACTGAGCAGATAGAAGCCCCCGGGGGGTTATTCTCGATCACATACACAGTGTAGGAAGGCTGCACGAAGGTGGGCACGTTATCATTGATGTCCGTCACTTGCACGTTGATGACTTTCTTGGTCATCAGCGGAGGAGAACCGAAGTCCCTGGCGCTGATGGTGATGTTGTACTCCGACACAGCCTCCCGGTCCAGGACCTCGGTGGTCACCAGGGTGTAGTAGTTCTTGTAGGACGAGTGCAGTTGGAAGGGGACATTTTGGGGTATATCACAGTTGACATCCCCGTTGTCTCCAGAGTCCCGATCCATGACGCTGATGACGGCTATGACTGTCCCTGGAGGGGCATCCTCCATGACTGGTGTAGACACCGAAGTGAGGATGACTTCTGGAGCATTGTCATTCACATCCAGTAGGTTGACCAGCACCCGGCAGTGCACGGCCACAGCCGAGGGACCCCTGTCCTTGGCTTGGACGTACAGTTCATACAGATTGGACTTTTCATAGTCTAAAATCCCTTTAACCCTCACATTGCCGCTGCGAGACTCCACCATAAAAAGGTCCCTCACCTTCTGGGGTGCATGCCCGCTGAAGGAGTATTCTATTTCCCCATTGGTGCCCTCGTCTAGATCGGTGGCATTCAGCTTAATTACAAGGGTTCCCCGGGGCACGTTTTCCTGTAGACTGACCCGGTAAAACGTCTGGTCAAAGGTGGGAATATTGTCATTGGCATCCAGAACACTCACTATAATCAAAGCGGTGCCAGATCGCTCCGGCACCCCTCCATCCATGGCCGTGAGCAGGACTCGATGTGTCTTCTGTTGTTCCCTGTCCAAGGGTCTCTCCAAAACCAGCTCAGCAAATTTGCTTCCGTCGCTCCTGCTCTGCACCTCCAAGGAGAAGAACCCGTTAGGACTCAGCTTGTAGGTGCGCAGGGAGTTAGTGCCCACATCTGGGTCCTGGGCACTCTCCAGGGGGAAGCGGGCACCAGGAGTGGCTGACTCCGTCACCTCCAGCACATAATCCTGCCATGGAAAGCTGGGTGCGTTGTCATTGATATCCAAAATATCCACCTCGACCCTATAGAGCTCCAGGGGGTTCTCCATCACCACCTGCAGGTGCAACGAACATACCGGCTGGAACTCGCAAACTTCTTCCCTGTCTATCTTCTCATTCACAAATAAAATGCCATTTTCCAGGTTCACCTCCAGGTGCTGTTTGCTGCTTCCAGACACGATCCTGAAGCGCCTAGATGACAGCTTGGAGATATCCAAACCCAGGTCCTCTGCGATGTTCCCAACAAAAGCCCCATGGTCCAGCTCCTCTGGGACAGTGTACCGGATCTGGCTGGAAGCAGGGACCAGGCAACAAGTGAGTAGTAAAGGCAGGAGAACCGGTGCAGACCATGGTCCTCTCCTCAGATCCCACCACCACATCTCCTCCACTACAGCGGCTGAGGACGTTCTCCGAGCACCGGTCAGACCTAATGCAACTCAACAAATCCTCAGGCAAAAAAATCCTCCTTCAGCTCTATCCTCTGTCACTGGGGAACCTGGCTCCAGCCAAGATCTTTTAATCCAATCTGATAGCAGAAAATCGGAAGCTCTTTGCTACATGTGAGGATCTTGCTACATAGACTTGTGTTTCTTCAATATACTTTCagtaatcccccctccctccccagctcCCTAGTCAGCCACCCACCCCTCCCCAACTATTTTCATTTTAGAAGAGGGCTGAGGGAAGGGAGGGATCCAAATTCACATTACAGCTTCTGTATTGGTGGACAGAGACATGGTGAAGTGAGAGATGCAGTTTACAGCTGTTGGGCTTAACCCTTTGCACCTAGTGGGATAGCTGACTTAAGCTGTGGATGAGAATTGCATTAGGAACCCTTGTCTCTGGCAGCAGGAGAGCTCTCATAGAACTGGTGATGCTCTTTGGCAGCTGATGGGTTACAGAACACCAAAGGGTAGTGTAGCACCTATCATCCATAGCAGCACTGTCTCCAACCAGGCTGTGCACAAACTGCACATTAGTAGTCACCTCTTGCTGATCACGGCTGCAGAAGACCAGATATGTCCAAGTTCCTTGTGAGGAGCAGGTTTTGTGAGCACACCTATAGGCGATGCTGCAGAGTGTTTGTGTGTTTACTGCCATGGTATATGTAGGTGTTAATAAACGGGATGATTATAGTAATTGTGTCTGAGTCTAGACTTTACTCCTTTTAACTCATTGTTGGCTGGAGCATAATACACATAGTAAAGCCAACTTCGTTATTGGCATGATGTTTGCTAAAACCAATGATAAATTATATTTTCTATCAGTGCAAGAGACCAAACAGCCCACAAATGAAATGATGTATCTTCACCGTGCAAATAGGTGTGTCCTGTCCATACTTCACCATGCACTAAAATCCATAAACAGCTCACTGTAATTACTGTTCAGGGCTAAATACATCACATTTACATGAGTTGATCAATAACAAAATGTACAAGTGTCCAATAAATCTTACTAATGATTCAAAATGTTTCAGCTGGTCATTGCAAGGTGCCACAAGGGCTTACTATTGCTGCACTGCATACCGTTTATGGACATATGGACTTcattaggtggggggggggggggggctttgccaAAGTGGTCTTAGCTGTGGTGACATGCTCATCCTTCGTGACAGTGTATAACTGCAGAGAAGATCAGCTAATCACTGGGGGGAGGTATTTAGGGGGTATTCA is a genomic window of Bufo bufo chromosome 1, aBufBuf1.1, whole genome shotgun sequence containing:
- the LOC121009265 gene encoding protocadherin-10-like, whose amino-acid sequence is MWWWDLRRGPWSAPVLLPLLLTCCLVPASSQIRYTVPEELDHGAFVGNIAEDLGLDISKLSSRRFRIVSGSSKQHLEVNLENGILFVNEKIDREEVCEFQPVCSLHLQVVMENPLELYRVEVDILDINDNAPSFPWQDYVLEVTESATPGARFPLESAQDPDVGTNSLRTYKLSPNGFFSLEVQSRSDGSKFAELVLERPLDREQQKTHRVLLTAMDGGVPERSGTALIIVSVLDANDNIPTFDQTFYRVSLQENVPRGTLVIKLNATDLDEGTNGEIEYSFSGHAPQKVRDLFMVESRSGNVRVKGILDYEKSNLYELYVQAKDRGPSAVAVHCRVLVNLLDVNDNAPEVILTSVSTPVMEDAPPGTVIAVISVMDRDSGDNGDVNCDIPQNVPFQLHSSYKNYYTLVTTEVLDREAVSEYNITISARDFGSPPLMTKKVINVQVTDINDNVPTFVQPSYTVYVIENNPPGASICSVTALDPDSNQNAYLSYSIMEGQIQGMPVSTYVSINSDSGNIYALRSFDYEQIRNFQIRVQAQDAGFPPLSSNVTVNVFILDQNDNVPVIVSPLPKNGTVATEILPRYADPGYLVGKVSAMDADSGQNSRLSYQILQATDATLFSIALYTGELRTIRALGDKDATRHRLLIQVRDNGQPALSTSVSIVLTVVDSIPETPSELNDPPLNSDPSTTSSLTLYLIVSLGSVSFTFLVAIIVLTIIKCHKDRLSLQDYKCSSMPTCCCCMRSASSEDVFKNSNINLQISSGNKVQTNCMESSGSGSQNYCYKVCLTPESAKSDFMFLKPYHSTTTQNNEKIPEKPVPGKGGHNPPAVNNAVNEIKLPNTDWSPQKIQKPGLKSSQSLEDLGTRKGVKTDHDRLRSLVSPVTDIKKTPPSSNGVWSPKYGVPFQQHVPALDYQHNVYIPGTPTLLANKHGHYIELEEKNSFSTFGKKRKMTSCCDVHDDMIINNDLK